A stretch of Flavobacteriales bacterium DNA encodes these proteins:
- a CDS encoding T9SS type A sorting domain-containing protein: protein MSIIWNSVAVSGGAASSKAFYHLSNFADGQNSVIRNNLFVNYTDGPALESIQPGNIVTEDHNCLHGAAGVIATIGGVEYPTLAAYQNATGDGAADLDIDPAFPFLPDLHVNSCALDGTGEWFPIGLGDIDYEARGNPVCDIGADEFSFTAGTISTLLTIPVDELPYVLNAPAGSGYTWNQGSTSQTIMVTTAGTYSCQFTDLNGCTYTAQWNVSIDFNTGIQVADQGGLQAFPNPAAEMMMISGIDGREAYVILDANGRSVARGSAAEGRAIDVKALAPGLHVLRFSDGRALRFLKQ from the coding sequence ATGAGCATCATCTGGAACAGCGTGGCCGTGAGCGGCGGCGCGGCCAGCAGCAAGGCCTTCTACCACCTGAGCAATTTCGCCGATGGTCAGAACAGCGTGATCCGGAACAACCTCTTCGTGAACTACACCGATGGCCCTGCGCTGGAGAGCATCCAACCGGGCAACATCGTGACCGAGGACCACAACTGCCTGCATGGCGCTGCCGGCGTCATCGCCACCATCGGCGGCGTCGAATATCCCACGCTCGCTGCGTACCAGAACGCGACAGGCGATGGCGCTGCCGACCTGGACATCGACCCCGCGTTCCCTTTCCTGCCCGACCTCCATGTGAACAGCTGCGCGCTCGACGGCACCGGCGAGTGGTTCCCCATCGGACTGGGCGATATCGACTACGAAGCGCGCGGCAATCCAGTGTGCGATATCGGCGCGGACGAATTCTCCTTCACAGCCGGAACGATCAGCACCTTGCTCACGATCCCTGTGGACGAGCTGCCCTACGTGCTCAACGCTCCTGCGGGATCGGGATACACGTGGAACCAAGGCTCGACTTCGCAGACCATCATGGTGACCACGGCCGGCACGTACAGCTGCCAGTTCACCGACCTCAATGGCTGCACCTATACGGCTCAATGGAACGTGAGCATCGATTTCAACACGGGCATTCAGGTGGCCGATCAAGGCGGCCTGCAGGCATTCCCGAATCCTGCGGCCGAAATGATGATGATCTCCGGCATCGATGGCCGTGAGGCCTATGTCATCCTCGATGCGAACGGCAGATCCGTAGCGCGAGGCTCAGCGGCAGAGGGCCGGGCCATCGATGTGAAGGCGCTCGCACCAGGTCTGCATGTGCTTCGTTTCTCGGATGGTCGCGCCCTGCGGTTCTTGAAGCAATGA
- a CDS encoding response regulator encodes MGQVRILIVEDEPLIAEDLRGHLDELGYAVVGHCDNALDAMAEIASARPDLLLLDINLGDGADGVQLAEKVNAKHKLPFIFVTSHSDKATVERVKAVRPAGFIIKPFDENDLRTQIEIALARYASQVEATAAPTDAQRSDFVIADSIFIRDKGRLVKVSIDDIHYAEADDNYVTLFTPVKKFVITSTLGAVEEKLKSPHHLRIHRSYIVDTRRITAVEEGYVRLGTQSLPVGKTHKEALMARIRTL; translated from the coding sequence ATGGGCCAGGTCCGCATCCTCATCGTCGAAGACGAACCGCTGATCGCGGAGGACCTCCGTGGTCATTTGGATGAGCTCGGCTACGCCGTGGTGGGCCATTGCGACAACGCACTGGATGCGATGGCCGAGATCGCATCGGCCAGGCCGGACCTGCTCCTGCTCGACATCAACCTGGGCGATGGCGCTGACGGAGTGCAGCTCGCGGAGAAGGTGAACGCGAAGCACAAGCTGCCTTTCATCTTCGTGACCAGCCACAGCGACAAGGCCACCGTGGAACGCGTGAAAGCCGTGCGCCCGGCGGGCTTCATCATCAAGCCCTTCGACGAGAACGACCTGCGCACGCAGATCGAGATCGCGCTGGCCCGCTACGCCTCCCAGGTGGAAGCAACGGCGGCGCCCACCGATGCGCAACGCAGCGACTTCGTGATCGCCGACAGCATCTTCATCCGCGACAAAGGCAGATTGGTGAAGGTGTCCATCGACGACATCCACTATGCCGAAGCCGACGACAACTACGTGACGCTGTTCACTCCCGTGAAGAAGTTCGTGATCACCAGCACGCTGGGCGCCGTGGAAGAAAAGCTGAAGAGCCCGCACCACCTGCGGATTCACCGCAGCTACATAGTGGATACGCGCCGGATCACCGCCGTGGAAGAAGGCTACGTGCGCCTCGGCACGCAGAGCCTGCCGGTTGGCAAGACGCATAAGGAAGCGCTGATGGCGCGGATACGGACGCTCTGA
- a CDS encoding tetratricopeptide repeat protein: MRRFPFFVYLALSFQATAQIDSLKALLRTELHDTVRMEALRDLGYYITASYDHLDEGKRNYRACIALAEQEHNAHWRAHCTYGLAINYDVSGELNKALELLDSAETMFRANGDLEYVGNVLNARGTAYYYQGITDKAMVHFMRALGFAEKNRLLRCESQALNNIAIVHRKGGEHREALAIYRRSIAVKQRLVDERGMANTLSNMGVAFDRLDRPDSALASFEQAIEIYRELKDEYEVGATQIAMAEVHVNRAEHSEAAAMLEEAITTLKASPEDQFNYAQAHLLMGRALTGLGRASEALDHLAITEELIANSDRAEMRAELYRAKAEALHATGAHSEAYDALKRSHALQDSIQGEESKRSLEELRARFDTQEKEKRIEVQGLELEKQKQERRTFLAIMAVLAVLMAAAIILIIGRVRSNRKLQAQKRIVEQALGEKELLLREIHHRVKNNLQMVSSLLSIQGRGITDEKAKEAVNDSRLRVKSMALIHQDLYREGDITGVRMKEYVEKLVISLVTSYAMSERVRTVIDVEDIALDVDTAVPIGLVLNELVTNAIKYAWPGQRSGTLAVKLALDADALHLVVNDDGVGKNGSATEEGASGFGLNMVRTFATKLKAEWAFSNGQGTTVDMRIRNFKLAR; encoded by the coding sequence GTGCGCCGCTTCCCTTTCTTCGTTTACCTAGCGCTTTCGTTCCAGGCAACCGCCCAGATCGACAGCCTGAAGGCGCTGCTGCGGACTGAACTGCACGACACGGTGCGCATGGAGGCCCTGCGCGACCTCGGCTACTACATCACCGCCAGCTATGACCACCTCGATGAAGGCAAGCGCAACTACCGCGCGTGCATCGCTCTGGCGGAACAGGAGCATAACGCCCATTGGCGGGCCCACTGCACATACGGCCTGGCCATCAACTACGACGTGAGCGGCGAACTGAACAAGGCGCTCGAATTGCTCGACAGCGCTGAAACCATGTTCCGTGCGAACGGCGACCTGGAGTACGTGGGCAATGTGCTGAACGCACGCGGCACAGCGTACTACTACCAGGGCATCACGGACAAGGCGATGGTCCACTTCATGCGTGCGCTGGGGTTCGCCGAGAAGAACAGGCTGCTGCGGTGCGAGTCGCAAGCGCTGAACAACATCGCCATCGTGCATCGTAAAGGCGGTGAGCACCGGGAAGCGTTGGCGATCTATCGACGGTCCATCGCCGTGAAACAGCGACTGGTGGATGAGCGCGGCATGGCCAATACGCTCAGCAACATGGGTGTGGCCTTCGACCGCCTCGACCGTCCTGATAGCGCATTGGCCAGCTTCGAGCAGGCGATCGAGATCTACCGTGAGCTGAAGGACGAATACGAGGTGGGCGCTACGCAGATCGCCATGGCCGAGGTGCATGTGAACCGTGCCGAGCACAGCGAAGCCGCGGCGATGCTTGAAGAAGCGATCACCACCCTCAAGGCAAGCCCCGAGGACCAGTTCAACTACGCGCAAGCGCATTTGCTCATGGGCCGGGCGCTCACCGGGCTTGGTCGCGCGAGCGAAGCGCTCGATCACCTCGCCATCACCGAGGAGCTGATCGCGAACAGCGATCGCGCGGAGATGCGTGCCGAGCTCTATCGCGCGAAGGCCGAAGCCTTGCATGCCACAGGTGCCCACAGCGAAGCCTACGACGCCCTGAAGCGCTCCCATGCCCTCCAGGATTCTATCCAGGGGGAGGAGTCGAAGCGGTCGCTTGAAGAGCTGCGCGCACGCTTCGACACGCAGGAGAAGGAGAAGCGGATCGAGGTGCAGGGTCTCGAGTTGGAGAAGCAGAAGCAAGAGCGCCGCACCTTCCTAGCCATCATGGCCGTGCTGGCGGTGCTGATGGCCGCAGCGATCATCCTCATCATCGGCCGTGTGCGCAGCAACCGGAAGCTGCAAGCACAGAAGCGGATCGTGGAACAGGCGCTAGGAGAGAAGGAGTTGCTGCTGCGCGAGATCCACCACCGGGTGAAGAACAACCTGCAGATGGTGAGCAGTTTGCTCAGCATCCAGGGCCGCGGCATCACCGACGAGAAGGCGAAGGAAGCCGTGAACGACAGCCGTCTGCGCGTGAAGAGCATGGCGCTGATCCATCAGGACCTTTACCGCGAGGGCGACATCACCGGGGTGCGCATGAAGGAGTATGTGGAGAAGCTCGTGATCAGCCTCGTGACCAGTTATGCCATGAGCGAGCGCGTGCGGACCGTGATCGATGTGGAGGATATCGCGCTGGACGTGGATACCGCCGTGCCGATCGGTCTCGTGTTGAACGAATTGGTGACCAACGCGATCAAATACGCATGGCCCGGTCAGCGCAGCGGAACACTGGCCGTGAAGCTGGCGCTCGATGCGGACGCGCTGCACTTGGTGGTGAACGACGATGGCGTGGGCAAGAACGGATCCGCGACCGAAGAGGGAGCGAGCGGCTTCGGGCTGAACATGGTGCGGACCTTCGCCACGAAGCTCAAGGCGGAGTGGGCCTTCAGCAATGGCCAAGGCACCACGGTGGACATGCGGATCAGGAATTTCAAACTTGCGCGCTGA
- a CDS encoding T9SS type A sorting domain-containing protein, translating to MRRRLCIATFFTAGTCPAQLLVDNGAAITVQAGAQVTVKGDVLSTPGSTISNNGTIDLSGDFTNNSGNDLFGSSQGTVVLNGGAQSIGGSSVTLFNNVSLLGGPITLAQDINTGGHPAQNGVLTLSSAQLYLNAQKIAVLNPAPSAITRTTGFLISETDALTGYGEVQWLIGASAPGTYVFPFGNDVTNDYLPLIVTTTSPGAGGSGSITCSTYPTDPFAAPNNRPLPAGLPSLTDLVGLENAPSVVDRFWPMRADNFSTTPTATITLTYRDSEWSSGTNAIAEGLLQAQRFNGAAWSQPPMGAVNTAANTVTTALTNNFDIVWALVQSSAPLPVELLAFEARPVDDEVACSWTTATELNNDFFTVERSADGTVFTDIGEVEGSGTSPVMHDYAFTDKQPLSGLSYYRLRQTDLDGTNTWSEVAAVWRDAPSSDLVVYPNPASGAFNITGVGPDFVSVRLVDAAGRGVKHWRAAGLLGIADVPAGSYTVIVERSDGQRDMERLVVR from the coding sequence ATGAGGCGCCGCCTTTGCATCGCCACGTTCTTCACGGCCGGGACTTGTCCTGCGCAATTGCTCGTGGACAACGGCGCGGCCATCACCGTGCAGGCTGGCGCACAGGTCACCGTGAAGGGTGATGTGCTGAGCACTCCGGGGTCCACCATATCGAACAATGGCACCATCGACCTGAGCGGAGACTTCACCAACAACAGCGGCAATGACCTCTTCGGTTCGTCGCAAGGCACTGTTGTACTGAACGGCGGGGCGCAATCCATCGGTGGGAGCTCGGTCACGCTGTTCAACAACGTTTCGCTGCTCGGTGGACCGATCACGCTCGCGCAGGACATCAACACCGGTGGCCACCCGGCACAGAATGGTGTGCTCACGTTGAGCTCGGCGCAACTCTACCTCAATGCGCAGAAGATCGCAGTGCTGAACCCTGCTCCAAGCGCGATCACGCGGACCACGGGATTCCTGATCAGCGAGACCGATGCCCTCACGGGCTATGGCGAAGTGCAATGGCTCATAGGAGCAAGTGCACCGGGCACCTATGTGTTCCCGTTCGGCAATGATGTCACGAACGACTACCTGCCGCTGATCGTCACCACCACCTCTCCTGGTGCCGGGGGAAGTGGATCCATCACTTGCAGCACGTATCCGACGGACCCTTTCGCAGCGCCGAACAACCGCCCCTTACCGGCCGGGCTTCCCTCGCTCACGGACCTCGTCGGCCTTGAGAATGCGCCCAGCGTGGTGGACCGTTTCTGGCCCATGCGCGCGGACAACTTCAGCACGACGCCCACAGCCACCATCACCTTAACGTATCGTGACAGCGAGTGGAGCAGCGGCACCAACGCCATCGCGGAAGGCTTGCTGCAGGCCCAGCGCTTCAATGGCGCGGCTTGGTCGCAACCGCCGATGGGTGCGGTGAATACCGCAGCGAACACGGTGACGACCGCGTTGACCAACAACTTCGATATCGTGTGGGCACTGGTTCAGAGCTCCGCGCCGTTGCCGGTGGAACTGCTCGCGTTCGAAGCACGACCGGTGGACGATGAGGTGGCGTGCAGTTGGACCACCGCCACCGAGTTGAACAACGACTTCTTCACCGTGGAGCGAAGCGCCGATGGCACGGTGTTCACCGACATCGGCGAAGTGGAGGGGTCGGGCACTTCGCCGGTGATGCATGATTACGCGTTCACCGACAAGCAACCGTTGAGCGGCCTCTCGTACTACCGCTTGCGACAGACCGATCTCGATGGCACGAATACCTGGTCCGAAGTCGCGGCCGTATGGCGCGATGCGCCGAGCTCGGACCTTGTGGTGTACCCGAATCCTGCCAGCGGTGCATTCAACATCACGGGCGTAGGACCGGATTTCGTCAGTGTCCGTCTGGTCGATGCTGCTGGTCGCGGTGTGAAGCACTGGAGGGCAGCAGGCTTGCTAGGTATCGCGGATGTACCGGCAGGTTCGTACACGGTGATCGTGGAACGATCGGACGGCCAGCGCGACATGGAGCGCTTGGTGGTGCGATAG
- a CDS encoding response regulator translates to MLKQASLALLLCLASALLCAQHDTLRARGGGRGDGSGGGRGDGSGGGRQQQQEAAPATPAGPVNAKSAVAKAPRRERFTGLSIATCDGTGDRSPLDGTDVPLDQLAEYERAVQANERLRIASNIVDTLLARGTAQALVTWADTLRTLAVAQRDTALLAMAHFARGDALIRDGRNGRAFDDLRAVLVLCSEQRDPVLVARTHARIGDGLMRMGGSTGAIQRYSEVLRIARTRRLPAGLLAHVLSSVAYIHTDLENLDSAVTCYERAATVAHEGGLIELEGRAFIGLGDVAGMRNRHHEAEEHYRRAIAVLRATAIGRTVLEARLALGGLLLISERPDRALLELQAAMHLADSLHVPLSAAKARILMADAVGKDHRRALDLLRDAERISADNDLGAMRKEVLLARSDRYAGMGRLREAHELAMQAVALTDSLNIAFWEEGTRRQLQRSQVGLKDREINELEQRGEEQRALARLQMERIRLQRILIMASVIVALVILGLAFAAWRAYRTQRRTAQALQRAHAEVLVQKQRAEESERAKDRFLANVSHEIRTPLNAIMGFSSILLEGTRDEHSARYLRSIRDAGDNLMAVINDVLDISRMEAGRLTLVHEVFDLHRCARQCGEVLQHRAEQQGDQLSIRIAPDVPQWVAGDGARLTQILLNLLGNALKFTRDGEVRLEIARSPGQVRFRVSDTGIGIPNDKLSSVFERFIQVDANDQRRYGGTGLGLSIVSDLVKLHKGSVDVESEQGKGTTFNVHLPLEEAVAPEPAGIAHPSSNGALNGRTILVAEDNDLNAAVAVETLKLRFPHSTIVHVGNGREAVERITRGDGSIGLVLMDVQMPELDGLAATRQLRASGSELPIIALTASVLPSELSQCIEAGMDACVSKPFKVQDLVDAIARLTGDGGASKSSEEEGDLYAALFLQLVPERLRALQEAHAAKDRKEVQRIAHVIRPQLVHRDEQVFAPLCDAVLTMSGDVPSSQWDPAVLSLIRSIEGTLP, encoded by the coding sequence ATGCTCAAACAGGCGTCGCTCGCACTGCTCTTGTGCTTGGCATCCGCCCTTTTGTGCGCACAGCACGATACCCTCCGTGCGCGAGGTGGCGGTCGTGGGGACGGAAGTGGGGGCGGGCGAGGTGACGGATCGGGCGGTGGCAGGCAGCAACAGCAGGAGGCCGCACCAGCGACACCGGCAGGACCAGTGAATGCGAAAAGCGCTGTCGCCAAGGCGCCACGCCGCGAGCGCTTCACCGGATTGTCCATCGCCACATGTGATGGCACCGGCGACCGGTCGCCGCTTGATGGCACCGACGTTCCGCTCGATCAGCTGGCCGAATACGAACGCGCAGTTCAAGCGAATGAACGCTTGCGTATCGCCTCGAACATCGTGGACACGCTGCTTGCCAGGGGCACAGCACAGGCTCTGGTCACGTGGGCCGATACGTTGCGGACACTCGCCGTCGCGCAGCGCGATACGGCCTTGCTCGCCATGGCGCATTTCGCCCGCGGCGACGCCCTGATCCGAGACGGCCGCAACGGCCGCGCGTTCGACGACCTGCGCGCGGTGCTGGTGCTGTGCAGCGAGCAACGGGATCCCGTCCTCGTTGCACGCACCCACGCGCGCATCGGCGATGGGCTCATGCGCATGGGTGGTTCAACCGGGGCGATCCAACGGTACAGTGAAGTGCTCCGCATCGCACGCACCCGGCGTCTCCCTGCCGGCCTGCTCGCGCACGTGCTCAGTTCCGTCGCATACATACACACCGACCTGGAGAACCTCGACAGTGCAGTCACCTGTTATGAGCGCGCTGCGACGGTGGCCCACGAGGGCGGCTTGATCGAGCTGGAGGGGAGGGCGTTCATCGGCCTTGGCGATGTGGCCGGCATGCGGAACAGGCACCACGAAGCGGAAGAGCATTACCGCAGGGCCATTGCTGTGCTGCGCGCCACGGCCATCGGACGCACCGTGCTCGAAGCCAGGCTCGCGCTGGGGGGGCTGCTCCTCATCTCCGAACGGCCTGACCGCGCGCTGCTGGAGCTTCAAGCCGCCATGCACCTCGCCGACAGCCTGCATGTTCCCCTGTCTGCCGCTAAGGCTCGCATCCTCATGGCCGATGCCGTGGGAAAGGACCACCGACGGGCACTCGACCTGCTGCGTGATGCAGAGCGGATCTCCGCCGACAACGACCTCGGCGCCATGCGCAAGGAAGTGCTCTTGGCGAGGTCCGACCGCTACGCAGGGATGGGCCGCTTGCGCGAGGCGCACGAACTGGCCATGCAGGCCGTTGCCCTCACCGACAGTCTGAACATCGCGTTCTGGGAGGAAGGGACTCGCCGTCAATTGCAACGAAGCCAGGTCGGATTGAAGGACCGCGAGATCAACGAATTGGAGCAAAGGGGCGAAGAACAGCGCGCGCTCGCCCGGCTACAGATGGAGCGCATCCGATTGCAACGCATCCTGATCATGGCCTCGGTGATCGTCGCGCTGGTCATCCTTGGCTTGGCATTCGCCGCTTGGAGGGCTTATCGCACGCAGCGGAGGACGGCGCAGGCCTTGCAGCGAGCTCATGCGGAAGTGCTCGTCCAGAAGCAGCGCGCCGAGGAAAGCGAGCGCGCCAAGGACCGTTTCCTGGCCAACGTGAGCCATGAGATACGCACACCGCTGAACGCCATCATGGGCTTCAGCAGCATCCTGCTGGAGGGCACCCGCGACGAGCATAGCGCACGTTACCTGCGATCCATCCGTGATGCGGGAGACAATCTCATGGCCGTGATCAACGACGTGCTCGACATCAGTCGCATGGAAGCCGGGCGGCTCACGCTGGTCCATGAGGTCTTCGACCTGCACCGATGCGCCCGGCAGTGCGGTGAGGTCCTGCAGCATCGCGCGGAACAGCAGGGCGACCAGCTCAGCATCAGGATCGCCCCGGACGTGCCGCAATGGGTGGCTGGCGATGGCGCACGGCTCACGCAGATCCTCCTGAACCTGCTGGGGAATGCCCTCAAGTTCACCCGCGACGGCGAGGTGCGGCTGGAGATCGCGCGCTCGCCGGGCCAGGTGCGATTCCGCGTGAGCGATACCGGAATCGGCATCCCCAACGACAAGCTCTCCAGCGTATTCGAACGCTTCATCCAAGTGGATGCGAACGACCAGCGTCGCTATGGCGGCACCGGTCTCGGCCTTTCCATTGTGAGCGATTTGGTCAAGCTGCACAAGGGGTCCGTTGACGTTGAGAGCGAGCAGGGCAAGGGCACCACCTTCAACGTGCATCTTCCTTTGGAAGAGGCCGTCGCGCCCGAACCGGCGGGGATCGCCCACCCCTCAAGCAATGGCGCGCTCAACGGCCGCACCATCCTTGTTGCCGAGGACAACGACCTGAACGCGGCCGTGGCCGTGGAGACCCTGAAGCTGCGCTTCCCGCACTCGACCATCGTGCATGTCGGCAACGGGCGCGAAGCGGTGGAGCGGATCACGCGCGGGGACGGAAGCATCGGGCTGGTGCTGATGGACGTGCAGATGCCCGAATTGGACGGCTTGGCCGCGACCCGCCAGCTGCGTGCGAGCGGGTCCGAACTGCCCATCATCGCGCTTACCGCCAGTGTCCTGCCATCGGAGTTGTCCCAGTGCATCGAGGCCGGCATGGACGCTTGCGTGTCGAAGCCCTTCAAGGTGCAGGACCTGGTGGATGCGATTGCGCGGCTTACCGGCGATGGTGGCGCATCGAAGTCGAGCGAAGAAGAAGGGGATCTCTATGCGGCCTTGTTCCTGCAGCTGGTCCCCGAGCGCTTGCGCGCGCTCCAGGAAGCGCACGCCGCCAAGGACCGGAAGGAAGTGCAGCGCATCGCACACGTCATCCGTCCGCAACTCGTCCATCGCGATGAACAGGTCTTCGCCCCGCTGTGCGACGCGGTGCTCACGATGAGCGGGGATGTGCCATCCTCCCAATGGGACCCGGCGGTGCTATCGCTCATCCGGTCCATCGAAGGCACCCTGCCATGA
- a CDS encoding response regulator transcription factor, whose protein sequence is MSGPLRAVIVDDDAFSRAQVEVELRRHNGTVAVVGHGASGADGIDLITGLGPDLVLLDVQMPDMDGFAMLDALPKRDFAVIFITGFEAYAIRAIRYSALDYLLKPIKPAELDAAIAHVIAQRDLLPARVDRLLLDRPSHERAPDTLVIVTRKGDRHLRTTDIIRCEADRNYTWFHLCRGERLLSSYPLSTYEEFLAEKEFLRAHRSHIINLRHVRSFTSEGLVTMSDGGVIEVSRRRKAEVLEQLRNASEHC, encoded by the coding sequence ATGAGCGGACCGCTGCGCGCCGTCATCGTGGATGATGATGCGTTCTCCCGAGCGCAGGTGGAGGTCGAGTTGCGCCGTCACAACGGCACGGTAGCGGTGGTGGGCCATGGTGCGAGCGGCGCTGATGGGATCGACCTCATCACAGGGCTTGGGCCCGACCTCGTCCTGCTGGATGTGCAAATGCCCGATATGGACGGGTTCGCCATGCTCGATGCCCTGCCCAAGCGGGATTTCGCCGTCATCTTCATCACCGGTTTCGAGGCCTACGCCATCCGCGCCATCCGCTACAGCGCGCTCGATTACCTGCTCAAGCCCATCAAGCCTGCGGAACTCGATGCGGCCATCGCGCATGTGATCGCGCAACGCGATCTGCTGCCGGCTCGCGTGGACCGCCTGCTCCTTGATCGGCCATCGCACGAGCGTGCGCCGGACACCTTGGTGATCGTGACACGCAAGGGCGACCGCCACCTGCGGACAACGGACATCATTCGGTGCGAGGCGGATCGCAACTACACCTGGTTCCACCTGTGCCGTGGCGAAAGGCTCCTGAGCAGCTATCCCTTGAGCACCTACGAGGAATTCCTCGCGGAGAAGGAATTCCTCCGTGCGCACCGTTCGCACATCATCAATCTCCGCCATGTGCGAAGCTTCACTTCCGAGGGCCTGGTGACCATGAGCGATGGAGGCGTGATCGAAGTGAGCCGGAGGCGGAAGGCGGAAGTGCTGGAGCAGTTGCGCAATGCGTCCGAGCATTGCTGA
- a CDS encoding T9SS type A sorting domain-containing protein, producing MRISCALLVFSITAAATAQWSQVNNGISNLANGAYTLGASDSHVFAKTLTALYRSADNGDNWEEIDPPIANNTTECGAFFNGRYYAGLNASTACIHYTDDNGDSWTEAPGAPSATVVRGFLDYGGALYAYTSNAGIYRTLDGTNWAAVNNGLTSLNVIGMSAAGPYFLAATIGAGVFRTINASSWTQATGIAPGDLNGENTWRMGNFQYYTAQGGALYRSSDFGASYASFTAFPQFGLGVVEIKRYGSSLYMESRHFAGGGLRDSLYRSTNEGADWTNITGNLNAADLNGSGILASDGYLFIGYSINSPGQGLYRYAISTGASTIVGQQQPSVFPNPTTGAISIRLPIGIVSPLCTLFNAQGALVASSRASSTQQMDLSELPAGCYTLRWDDARLPPVRLLKQ from the coding sequence ATGAGAATCAGCTGCGCCCTCCTCGTATTCTCCATCACCGCCGCCGCCACCGCCCAGTGGTCGCAAGTGAACAATGGCATCTCCAACCTGGCCAATGGCGCTTATACCCTTGGCGCTTCCGATAGCCATGTCTTCGCCAAGACGCTTACCGCACTGTACCGCAGCGCCGACAACGGCGACAACTGGGAGGAGATCGATCCGCCGATCGCGAACAACACCACCGAGTGCGGGGCCTTCTTCAACGGCCGCTACTACGCGGGCTTGAACGCCTCCACGGCCTGCATCCATTACACGGACGATAACGGTGACAGCTGGACCGAAGCTCCCGGGGCGCCCTCCGCCACTGTGGTGCGCGGTTTCCTCGATTACGGCGGAGCGCTCTACGCGTACACCAGCAATGCAGGTATCTACCGCACCCTCGATGGCACCAATTGGGCCGCGGTGAACAACGGCCTCACCAGCTTGAATGTGATCGGCATGAGCGCCGCTGGGCCTTACTTCCTTGCTGCCACCATCGGCGCAGGCGTCTTCCGCACGATCAACGCCTCTTCCTGGACCCAGGCAACGGGCATCGCTCCCGGCGACCTGAATGGCGAGAACACCTGGCGCATGGGCAATTTCCAGTATTACACGGCGCAGGGCGGCGCACTTTACCGCTCATCGGATTTCGGCGCATCGTACGCATCGTTCACGGCATTCCCGCAATTCGGCCTGGGCGTGGTCGAGATCAAGCGCTACGGCAGCAGCCTGTACATGGAATCGAGGCACTTCGCTGGAGGCGGCCTCCGCGACAGCCTCTACCGTTCCACGAACGAGGGCGCCGATTGGACCAACATCACCGGCAACCTCAACGCCGCCGACCTTAATGGCAGCGGTATCCTTGCCAGCGATGGCTATCTCTTCATCGGATACAGCATCAACTCCCCAGGGCAAGGGCTGTATCGATACGCGATCTCAACCGGGGCTTCAACGATCGTCGGGCAGCAGCAGCCCTCGGTCTTCCCGAATCCTACCACGGGCGCGATCTCAATTCGCCTGCCGATCGGCATTGTGAGCCCATTGTGCACGCTCTTCAATGCACAGGGCGCCCTGGTGGCTAGTAGCCGTGCATCCTCAACCCAGCAAATGGATCTTTCTGAGTTGCCGGCAGGGTGCTACACGCTTCGCTGGGATGATGCACGTCTCCCTCCTGTCCGTTTGCTGAAGCAGTAG